A single window of Eucalyptus grandis isolate ANBG69807.140 chromosome 1, ASM1654582v1, whole genome shotgun sequence DNA harbors:
- the LOC104435897 gene encoding uncharacterized protein LOC104435897, with protein sequence MQMDILSRVGTSVSQSFWSRKRSSSSSSPSSFSPLRPSCSRREPQRDGGDDDRGKKGDKFSTDWDKAWSSFRKQGKKNLFSGFSPNKYVSWNPRRSDYPLSEEVDPIKRTERSNLMLWTSPRFTLVVAILIVTFLLVYTILAPIK encoded by the exons ATGCAAATGGATATTCTTTCTCGAGTCGGGACCTCCGTATCCCAATCCTTCTGGTCGCGAAAGCGGTCGTCGTCCTCGTCATCTCCCTCATCCTTCTCGCCATTGAGGCCCTCGTGCTCTCGAAGGGAACCGCAGCgagacggcggcgacgacgaccgCGGCAAGAAAG GTGATAAGTTCTCAACAGACTGGGATAAAGCATGGTCGAGCTTCAGAAAACAGGggaagaaaaatttattttccggGTTCTCGCCAAATAAATATGTGAGTTGGAATCCAAGACGGTCGGATTACCCCCTCTCAGAGGAAGTTGATCCCATTAAGAGAACAGAGAGATCGAACCTCATGTTGTGGACCAGTCCTAGGTTTACACTGGTGGTAGCTATTTTAATTGTCACATTTCTTCTGGTCTATACTATTCTTGCACCCATTAAGTGA